GTAGGAGGGTTGATAATTCCGTAACCGTCATAAATCAGGATACCACCGGGCTTCACCTTATTTTCAAACTTTTCGAGTGAAGGCTGGTTCAGAATGATAGCAGTATCATATTTACTCAAAATGGGTGAAGAAACCTTGTCGTCGCTTACAATTACTGTAACGTTGGCTGTTCCACCGCGTTGTTCGGGACCGTATGCCGGCATCCAGCTTACTTCTTTGCCTTCCATTAGCCCCGAATAAGCCAGGATCTTACCCATAGACAATACGCCTTGTCCACCGAATCCTGCTATAATTATTTCTTCTTTCATTGTTCTGTTGACTTTTAGCGTTATTCTTTATCTTTTAAATCACCTAGCGGATAGAATGGGAACATATGTTCTTCCATCCATTTGTTAGCCTTCTCCGGAGTCATCTTCCAGCCTGAGCTACAAGTAGAAACGATTTCCACTAAGTTAGAACCTTTACCGCTCATTGAATTCTCGAATGCTTTACGGATCGCTTTCTTCGCCTTGCGAATCGCCGGTACGGATTGTACGGACTGGCGGGTTACGTAAGCTGTTCCTTCCAGTTGGGCAGCGATTTCGGTGATTTTCAGCGGATAACCGTGGAGCTCGACGTCACGTCCGTAAGGACAAGTGGAACTTTTCATTCCCACCAGTGTAGTCGGCGCCATTTGTCCGCCGGTCATACCGTAGATTGCATTGTTGATAAAGATAATCGTGATATTCTCGCCACGGTTCAATGCGTGGATCGTTTCGGCTGTACCGATACAAGCCAAGTCACCGTCACCCTGGTATGTGAAAACGAGACGATCCGGCCATAGGCGTTTCACGGCAGTTGCCACAGCAGGCGCACGTCCGTGTGCTGCTTCCTGCCAGTCAATGTCCAGATAATTGTAGGCGAAAACTGCACATCCTACCGGAGAGATTCCCACCGTTTTATCTTCCATGCCCATTTCCTCTATCACTTCGGCTATGAGCTTGTGTACCACGCCGTGACTGCAACCCGGGCAGTAGTGCATGGCATTATCGTTCATCAGAGTCGGTTTCTTGTAAACCAGATTCTCGGGTTTGATTATTTCTTCTTTAGTCATAACTTCTTCTCCTTATCTGTTGGTGAACCGTATAAAAAACTCCATTAGCTTGACAAAGATTGCCGCGCCGCATACGTAGATAAACATTTTAAAGTCTTCCTTTCCTACAACAAAGTAGGTGATAATAGCCGCAAGAGCCAATATCATAAAAAGGATGTTCAGTACGTTTCTTATTTTATCAGGATTCATCGTTTCGTTATTTGATTATTTTTTCTTCCAAAGCAGTTACAATCTCGTCCGGGTCGGGAACAATACCGCCGAGACGTCCGAAATGTTCTACCTTTACTTTACCGTTCACAGCCAGGCGGACATCTTCAATCATTTGTCCGGCATTCAGTTCTGTAACAAGCATACCCTTCACTTTGTCAGCGTAAGCAGCAATTGCTTTTGTCGGGAACGGCCATAATGTGATAGGACGGAGGATACCTACTTTGATACCTTTTTCGCGTGCCAGCTCCATGGCTTTTTGACCGATACGTGCCATTGAACCGAAAGCAATAATCAGATATTCTGCATCTTCGCAGTTTATTTCTTCGAAGCGTACTTCGTTCTTTTCAATTTCACGGTATTTAGCCTGGAAACGGAGATTGTTTATTTCCATAGCCTCCGGTTTCAGTTCCAGAGAAGTGATAATGTTCGGCTTACGGCCTTTAGCTTTTCCGGTAGCAGCCCATGGGCATTGTGCTATCACTTCTTCTTCCGTACGGCGTGGTTTCTGCGCCGGAAGAACCACTTTTTCCATCATTTGCCCGATCACACCGTCGGCGAGGATGATAGCCGGGTTACGGTATTTGAATGCCAGTTCGAATCCCAACGCAACGAAATCCGCCATTTCCTGTACGGACGCCGGAGCAAGAGCAATCAATTTGTAATCACCGTGGCCACCGCCTTTTACTGTCTGGAAATAATCTGCCTGACTCGGCTGGATAGTACCCAGTCCGGGACCGCCACGCATTACGTTGACAATCAGACAAGGAAGTTCGGCACCTGCGATGTAGGAGATTCCTTCCTGTTTCAGACTTACACCGGGACTTGAAGAAGACGTCAGCACCATTTTTCCGCTACCTGCGCCTCCATATACCATATTGATAGCTGCCACTTCACTTTCCGCCTGGAGTACTACCATGCCGGTTGTTTCCCACGGTTTCAGTTCGGCAAGCGTTTCCAACACTTCCGATTGGGGAGTAATAGGATAACCGAAGTAACCGTCCGCACCGCAACGGATAGCTGCATGGGCGATAGCTTCGTTTCCTTTCATTAATACAACTTCTTCTGCCATATTCTTTTCTTTTATTCTACTTTTACTTTATACACAGATATACATCCGTCCGGACAAACCGTTGCACACGAGCTACATCCGTTGCAGGTATCTTCTTTCACTTGCCAGGCATAGTTATAGCCTTTCATATTGACCTCTTTGTTGAGGGCGATTACATCGAGCGGACACGCCACTACGCACAGGTTGCAT
The nucleotide sequence above comes from Bacteroides caccae. Encoded proteins:
- a CDS encoding 2-oxoacid:acceptor oxidoreductase family protein, with protein sequence MKEEIIIAGFGGQGVLSMGKILAYSGLMEGKEVSWMPAYGPEQRGGTANVTVIVSDDKVSSPILSKYDTAIILNQPSLEKFENKVKPGGILIYDGYGIINPPTRKDIKVYRIDAMDAANEMNNAKAFNMIVLGGLLKLRPIVTLENVIKGLKKTLPERHHHLIPMNEEAIKKGMELIREV
- a CDS encoding thiamine pyrophosphate-dependent enzyme — protein: MTKEEIIKPENLVYKKPTLMNDNAMHYCPGCSHGVVHKLIAEVIEEMGMEDKTVGISPVGCAVFAYNYLDIDWQEAAHGRAPAVATAVKRLWPDRLVFTYQGDGDLACIGTAETIHALNRGENITIIFINNAIYGMTGGQMAPTTLVGMKSSTCPYGRDVELHGYPLKITEIAAQLEGTAYVTRQSVQSVPAIRKAKKAIRKAFENSMSGKGSNLVEIVSTCSSGWKMTPEKANKWMEEHMFPFYPLGDLKDKE
- a CDS encoding 3-methyl-2-oxobutanoate dehydrogenase subunit VorB; translated protein: MAEEVVLMKGNEAIAHAAIRCGADGYFGYPITPQSEVLETLAELKPWETTGMVVLQAESEVAAINMVYGGAGSGKMVLTSSSSPGVSLKQEGISYIAGAELPCLIVNVMRGGPGLGTIQPSQADYFQTVKGGGHGDYKLIALAPASVQEMADFVALGFELAFKYRNPAIILADGVIGQMMEKVVLPAQKPRRTEEEVIAQCPWAATGKAKGRKPNIITSLELKPEAMEINNLRFQAKYREIEKNEVRFEEINCEDAEYLIIAFGSMARIGQKAMELAREKGIKVGILRPITLWPFPTKAIAAYADKVKGMLVTELNAGQMIEDVRLAVNGKVKVEHFGRLGGIVPDPDEIVTALEEKIIK
- a CDS encoding 4Fe-4S dicluster domain-containing protein; this encodes MAKIKGAIVVDTERCKGCNLCVVACPLDVIALNKEVNMKGYNYAWQVKEDTCNGCSSCATVCPDGCISVYKVKVE